The Punica granatum isolate Tunisia-2019 chromosome 4, ASM765513v2, whole genome shotgun sequence genome has a window encoding:
- the LOC116204018 gene encoding CBL-interacting serine/threonine-protein kinase 20: MEKKRAALMQKYELGRLLGQGTFAKVYHARNLKTDLNVAIKVIDKEKVLRVGLIDQIKREISVMRLVRHPNVVELYEVMASKTKIYFAMEFVKGGELFNKVLKGKLKEDVARKYFQQLIEAIDFCHSRGVYHRDLKPENLLLDENGDLKVTDFGLSALWESRRQDGLLHTTCGTPAYVAPEIINKKGYDGSKADIWSCGVILFVLMAGYLPFHDSNLMEMYRKITKGDFKYPPWFPQEVRKLLSKILNPNPNTRITVAMIMENSWFRRGYKRFEAPQHPQIEANMLVKDVHAAFAPSNQSSEIKMLSPRSGAPSRTNSFNAFDLISLSQGFDLSGLFEKDAKQKPESRFTSTKSASDIMSKFEEIAAPEKFSVMKDHGLVKLQGRREGRKGQLAIDAEIFEVTPSFSIVEVKKTAGDTLEYQEFYDHDLKPSLKDVVWVWHGNGQPQQQPQPLPA; encoded by the coding sequence ATGGAGAAGAAACGGGCAGCCCTGATGCAGAAGTACGAGCTGGGCCGGTTGCTGGGCCAAGGCACATTTGCCAAGGTCTACCATGCCCGGAACCTCAAGACCGACCTGAACGTCGCTATCAAGGTCATTGACAAAGAGAAGGTGCTGAGGGTTGGGCTCATCGATCAGATCAAGCGTGAAATCTCGGTGATGCGCCTCGTCAGGCATCCCAATGTCGTTGAACTGTATGAGGTCATGGCCAGCAAGACGAAGATATATTTTGCGATGGAATTCGTCAAGGGAGGGGAGCTTTTCAACAAGGTCCTAAAGGGGAAGCTCAAGGAGGATGTCGCCCGCAAGTATTTCCAGCAGTTGATCGAGGCCATCGACTTTTGCCATAGCCGGGGCGTCTACCATCGAGACTTGAAGCCGGAGAATCTTCTCCTGGACGAGAATGGAGACCTCAAAGTCACTGACTTTGGGTTGAGCGCGCTATGGGAATCGAGGAGGCAAGATGGGCTCCTCCACACAACGTGCGGGACCCCAGCCTATGTGGCACCGGAAATAATCAACAAGAAGGGCTATGACGGATCCAAGGCTGATATCTGGTCTTGCGGGGTCATCCTCTTTGTCCTGATGGCTGGATATCTCCCGTTCCACGACTCGAACCTCATGGAAATGTATAGAAAGATCACCAAGGGTGACTTCAAGTATCCTCCATGGTTTCCTCAAGAGGTCAGGAAGCTCCTTTCGAAGATCCTCAATCCGAACCCCAACACGAGAATCACCGTCGCAATGATCATGGAGAACAGTTGGTTTAGGCGAGGGTACAAGCGGTTCGAAGCCCCTCAACACCCTCAAATCGAAGCCAACATGTTGGTAAAAGATGTTCATGCTGCGTTCGCGCCATCGAATCAATCCAGCGAGATAAAAATGTTAAGTCCGAGAAGTGGAGCCCCCTCGAGGACTAATTCTTTCAATGCCTTTGACCTCATCTCCCTCTCGCAAGGGTTTGATCTCTCAGGGTTGTTCGAGAAGGACGCAAAACAAAAACCGGAGTCCAGGTTCACGAGCACAAAGTCCGCGTCAGATATCATGTCCAAGTTTGAGGAGATCGCCGCTCCGGAAAAGTTCAGTGTAATGAAGGACCACGGGTTGGTGAAGCTCCAAGGAAGGAGAGAAGGGCGGAAAGGGCAGCTGGCGATAGACGCCGAGATATTCGAGGTGACACCGTCATTCTCCATTGTGGAGGTCAAGAAAACGGCCGGCGACACGTTGGAGTATCAGGAGTTTTATGACCATGACCTCAAGCCTTCGCTTAAGGATGTCGTCTGGGTCTGGCATGGCAATGGTCAGCCGCAGCAACAGCCACAGCCGCTACCGGCTTAa